Proteins encoded within one genomic window of Marasmius oreades isolate 03SP1 chromosome 4, whole genome shotgun sequence:
- a CDS encoding uncharacterized protein (BUSCO:EOG09265GSM), whose protein sequence is MRPSIARLGDMPPPRHAYLKWWGDTHGAGLKQRMTEYTLSPLQSKVAPNMIRNYVFNFYRRVSAEAIYILVPFALGYGIYTWGNKRYNYINSKAGHIAGEHH, encoded by the exons ATGAGGCCCTCAATAGCACGTCTCGGCGATATGCCTCCTC CCCGACATGCCTAC CTCAAATGGTGGGGTGACACCCATGGTGCTGGATTGAAGCAGCGTATGACTGAATACA CCCTCTCGCCACTTCAATCAAAAGTCGCACCCAACATGATTCGAAACTATGTTTTCAACTTCTACAGACGTGTTTCTGCTGAGGCAATTTATATTCTCGTTCCGTTTGCTCTTG GCTACGGAATCTATACATGGGGCAACAAACGATATAACTACATCAACAGCAAAGCAGGGCACATCGCTGGGGAACATCATTAA